GCTATCGACGACGGCGTCGTCACGCTCGACCGAAACAGACGGATCGTCGCCGTCAACGGGGCCATGACCGCCCTCCTCGACGTCGACCGGGACGAACTGATCGGCGAGCACGTCGAGGCCGTCACCGAACTCGCCGGGATCGACGACGAGGACGCTATCGCGATCGGCCGAGGGATCACGGACGTCGACGCGGGCAACGCCGAACAGCGTCGACTCGAGGTCCAGTTTACCGACTGCGAGGGAATCGACCGGGTCGGCGAACTTCGGATCGTTCCAGTCCAGGACGAGACGGCCACCGTCGCAACCGTCGTCCGCGACATCACCGACCGCCGCGAGTACGAGCGCATCGTCACCTCGCTCCACGAGGTCACCCGGTGGCTTCTCGACTCCGACGATCCCGAGGAGATCTGTGCCATCGCCGTCCACGCCGGGAGCGACCTGCTCGACCTGCCGATCAGCGGCGTCTGGCTGCTCGAGGAGGAGCGCGGCTATCTCGAGCCGATCGCGGGAACGGCGGGTGCCTACGAGGAGTTCGGGGGGCTGCCCCGATTCAACCCGGGCGAGGGTCTCGTCTGGGAGGTGTTCGAGTCCGGCGAGATCGAACGCTTCGACGACCTGGAGAACGTCGACGAGCTGTACAATCCCGACACGCCGATCCAGTCCGAGATCATCGCACCCATCGGGACCCGCGGCGTGCTCATGACCGGCTCGTTCGAACCGTATCAGTTCGACGAGACGGACGTCGATCTGCTCTCGACGCTCGTCGAGAACACTCGCGCCGCACTCGACCGGGCCGACAGGGAGCGCGTCCTCCGCCGGCGAACGAAGCAACTCGAGCAGCAGACGAAACGCCTCGAGTCGATCGCCGACGTCCTCTCGAGCGACCTGAAACACCACCTCGAAACGATCGCGGACGCGCTCGAGGACGACGTCGACGCGGCCTGGGAGTTCCCGCTCGCAGCGGACTCGGTCGAGACGACCCTCGACAGGACCGAACACCTCGTCGACGACGTCCGGGAGTTCGCGCGCAACGCGTCGGACGTCGGAACGCGCACCCGGATCGAACTCGCGGACTCGATCGAGACCGCCCTCGAGTCGTCGCAACTCGAGGGCGAGACGGTCGTCTTCGACGAGCGGGCGACGCTCCGGGCGGACAGGGAGCGGTTTCGGCACCTCCTCGAGTCCGCGTTCGACAACATCGCGGCCCGCGCCGGCGACGACGACGTGACGGTCCGGATCGAACTGTGCGGCTTCGGGAGCGACGATCGATCGCGAGGCTTCCGCGTACTCGACGACGCGGCCGCAGTCGCGACCGACGGACGAGATGGAGCGTTCGGACCGACCGTCGACGACGAGACGGCCATCGACGGGCTGGGACTCGCGGTCGTCAGAGCGATCGCCCAGGCCCACGACTGGACCCCTGCGATCGAAACCGACGAACGCGAACGAACCCGAATCGAAATTCGAAACGTAACGACCCTCGAGCGGCGAGAACAGTAACGAGCGTCAGTCCGGGCACGTGGGGATCCGGGCGATCTCCTGGTAGAGCTGCCGGTAGCCGGTCCGCTCGAGCAGTTCCGCCCGGGTCTCGTCGACCTGGACGCGGAGCACCGCGAGCCGGTCCTCGAGTTCGGCGTACTCCTGGCTCGATTGCAGTTCGGCCTCGCTCTTCCGGCTAACCAGCATCGCCTTCTTCGAAGCGAGGGTGAAAAACTCCCGTAACTGTTCGTCGTAGGCGCGTCGCAACAGCAACTGATCGATACTGTTCCGGAGTTCGTTCCTGGACACCGGCTTGAGGAGGTAGTCGTCGAATTCCGTGTCGACGCTATCCGGGTCGGGTTCGGCCGCGGTTACCATCGCCACCCGTAACTCCAGTTCGCGGTCCCGGATCGCGTCGAGCACGGTCGTCCCCGACTGGCCTGGGATCCGTCTGTCGAGCAAGACCACGTCGAACGCCTCGTCGATCGCCTCGACCGCCTCGGTCCCGTCGTGTGCCGTCTCGACGCGACACCGATCCTCGAGCCAGGATGCGTATAGCTCGGCGAGTTCGGGCTCGTCTTCGACGATCAGTACGGATACGTTGTCGGCAGCCATCGAACGAAACACTTCCCTAACTGGCGGTTCGTTGTAGTCATCGTACCGGTAGCATATGAAAATATCGGGTGCTCCGGCGAGTTTTGCAGGGGTACCCGCCACAGTTCGCCGAGCGGAGCCGTCCCGTCGCTACTCGAGTTCGCGTTCGATCGTCGCGCGCCGGTCGGCGATGGCGGCCGCGTCGGTCGCGATCGTCCGGTCGCCGACGCTGATCTCGAGCGTTCCGTCGGCCGTCGCGCTCCCGAGGTCGAAGACCGGTGCGACGTCCTCGAACGCCTCGCGGACGGTCGCGGGGTCCTCGGTCTGGATCAGCGCGCGACCCGGCTGTTCGTGGAACAGCGCGCCCGCCGAGTCGCCGCCGGGAAGCGAGACCTCGAGACCCGCGTCCGCGGTGACCATCTCGGCGAGTGCGACAGCTAACCCGCCGTGACTGACGTCGTGGACCGCGAGCGTCGAGTCGTCGTTCGCGACGGCAGCGAGCGCCTCGACGACGGCGGCGGGCTCGTTCGGAAGAGTCGGGAACCGGTCGCTACCCTCGAACTGCGCGAGGTACTCGGAGCCGCCCAGCCGGCAGTCGTCCGACTCGAGGCCGAGATCGCCGACGAGCAGCAGATCGCCGTCGGATTCGACCGACAGCGGCGGCGCGTCGTAGCCGTCCTTCGTGCCGACCATCGCGAGCGTCGGCGTCGGCGGGATCGGCCCCGCGACGGAGTCGTTGTACAGCGAGACGTTTCCGCCGACGACCGGCGTCGAGAGCGTCTCGCACATCTCGGCGAGGCCGTCGACGATTCCAGTGAAACCGCCGTAGACGTCCGGCTTCTCTGGGTTGCCGCCGTTCAGGCAGTCGACGGCGGCCAGCGGCGTCGCGCCCTTGGCCGCGATGTTCGTCGCGTTCTCGAGGGCGATCGCTCGAGCCCCCTCCCGGGGTGCGGTCGTCGTCCAGTTCGGCGCGGCGCCCGACGAAATTGCGAGACCTCGTCCGGTCTCGCGGTTACCACCGCTCGACTCGTCCGCGGAGCCGCGCTCCGCGCTCGCCTCTCGAATCGCGATAATCGCCGCGTCGTCGCCCGGCCCCACGCTGGTCCGGACGCCGACCTCGTGGTCGTACTGGCGGTAGATCCACCGCTTCGAGGCCGTGTTCGGGCTCGAGACGACCGTCTCGAACGCGTCCTCGAGATCCGCATCGGGAAGGTCGGTCTCGGGTTCGGTCGGCTCCTCGGTCTCGAGGTCGTTCATCGGCGCGCCCTCGCCGAGGAAGGAGGCGTCGACGTCGACGACGGTCTCGTCCCGGAAGGTACACACATAGTTCTCCTCGGTCACCTCGCCGATGACCGAACAGCCCAGGTCGAACCGCTCTGCGATCTCGCGGACGCGCTCGACGTTCTCCGGTTCGACCTCGTAGCACATCCGCTCCTGGGACTCCGCCAGCAGGATCTCCAGGGCGTTCATGTTCGGTTCGCGCTGGTGGACGCGCTCGAGTTCGATGCGGGCACCGAGGCCGCCCTTGGCGACCAGTTCGCTCGAGGCGCCGCCGAGGCCGGCGGCACCGAGGTCACGAGCGGACTGGATCAGGCTCTCGTCGACGAGGACCTCGTTGGCCTCGATGAGCAGCTTTTCCGCGTAGGGGTCGCCGACCTGGACCGCGGGACGGTCCTCGGTCTCGGCATCTTCCGCGAGATCCTCGCTGGCGAAGCTCGCACCGCCGAGTCCGTCGCGGCCGGTGCCGTTGCCGACGAGCACCAGCTCGTTGCCGGGCTCCTGTGCTTCGGCGGTGACGAGGCGCTCCTCGTTCGTGAGGCCGACGCAGGCGACGTTCACCAGCGGGTTCCCCTCGTAGTCGGGGTGGAAATCGACGCTGCCCGCGACCGTCGGCACGCCGATACAGTTGCCGTAGTGGCTGATGCCCTCGACGACGCCCTCGAGGAGGTACTTCGAGTGCTCGCGGTCGAACTCGCCGAAGTACAGCGAGTCCGCGAGCGCGATCGGGTAGGCGCCCATCGAGAGCGTGTCTCGGACGATCCCGCCGACGCCCGTGGCGGCGCCGTCGAACGGGTCCACGTAGGAGGGGTGGTTGTGGCTCTCGATTCCCATCGTGATGTACGTGTTCCCGTCCTCGCTCCCGGGCAGTGCGACGACCGCCGCGTCGTCACCCGGCCCGACGACGACCTGCTCGCCCTCGCTGTCGAACGCCGACAGCAGCGGTCTCGAGGAGCGGTACGCGCAGTGTTCGCTCCAGAGGTTCTCGAACAGCGCCGCCTCGGCCGGCGTCGGCTCTCGCCCGAGCTCGGAAACGACGAGTTCGCGGTCCGAATCGGCAAGACTCATTCACCTAGGTGATGAAAGTCGGTCGATAAATGGGTTTCTATATGCACGTTTGTGTATTGTATCGGGTCGGTCGGTGGCAGTCACGTCTGGCCGAGTTCCGATCGAGCGGTTACCCAGGATCTCCATCGAACACTCGGACGGAACGTTCCGTCTGGCGGGCGCTGTTTCACTGCACGATACACGGACCGCCACGCGGATACAACAGTAATTTCCTTTGGAAAATTACTTGTATCGATCGTGAATAGTCAGGTCTGCTCGAGGGTCCCGTCGATCGACCGCTGACGCACGTTCCTCCACCGCCGAAATCGGCCCTCGTCCCGCACCTCCGCGCTCGAGCAGCGAACCGCTGCGACGGGGGCTCTCACCGACCGTCCCGTTTCTCCGCTCGCGACCCGGTATCGGGGCGTTTTTGACCGATCGCGAAAAACGTACACGCGTGCTGTCGGTCGAACTCCACGTCCACTCGTCGCTGTCCTACGACGGACGCGACTCCGTCGATCTCATCCTCGAGCAGGCCGAAGCCGTCGGACTCGACGCGATCGCCGTGACGGATCACGACGAGATCAGCGCGAGTCTCGAGGCCGCCGAACGCGCGCCCGACTACGGACTGGTCGGCATTCCCGCGATCGAAATCTCGAGCAAGGCGGGACACATCCTCGGCCTCGGCGTCGAGGAAGCGATCGCGCCGGGACTCACCTACGAGCGAACCCTCGAGGAGATCCGATCCCAGGGCGGGCTGGCGGTGATCCCGCACCCGTTCCAGGAGTCTCGTCACGGCGTGATGGCCCGGATCTCCCGCGAGGAACTCGCCGAGGCCGACGCCATCGAGGTCTACAACTCGCGACTGTTTACCGGGCGAGCGAACCGCCAGGCCAAGCGGTTCGCCACGTCCCGCGATCTGCCGATGACGGCGGGCAGCGACGCCCACATCAGCGAGATGGTCGGACAGGCGGTCACCCGCGTCGACGCCGACGAGGGGTCCGCCGACGCGATCCTCGAGGCGGTCCGCGAGGGGAAGACCTCGGTCGAAGGAAAACGGACGCCGTGGCACATCAGCTTCCGGCAGTTCAGCGGCGGCGTCACGCGGCGCATCAGGAACACCGTTCTGGGGCTGCTCCGATGACGCTTCGCGGCGCCGATCCCGACACCGTCCGCGAGGCCGTCGAGTCCGGCGACCCGTTGCCCGGAACGTTCGGCTTCGCCGGCGAGGTCGACGGCCGCCTCGTCCGGGACGTGCTCGGACGGATCCCGCTGTTCGTCGAACGCGAGCCCGACGAGTCGCCGGACCGGCAATGGGCGTTCGAACCGGCCGCCCTCGAGGATCCGGTTCGCTTTCCTTCGGGGTCGGTCTCGCGGTCGGCCGGAGCCGACCCGGAGCGCGTCTGGTCGCTTCCCGAACCGACGCCCGAGAGCGATCCGGACGCCGCCCTCGACGCTCTCGACCGAGCGATTCGGACGGCCACGGATCAGGTTCGGTCCGACGACTGCGCCGTCGCGTTCTCCGGCGGCGTCGACTCGGCGCTGGTGGCCGAAGTACTCGACGCACCGCTCTACGTCGTCGGTTTTCCGGATAGCCACGACGTCGAAGCCGCACGCACGGCCGCAGCGGCGATGGATCGCGAGCTCACGGTCGTCGAACTCGAGCCCGCGGACCTCGAGCGAGCGGTCCCGGAGGTCGCTCGAGCGATCGGGCGGACGAACGCGATGGACGTCCAGATCGCGCTTCCGCTGTATCTCGTCGGCGAGCGCGTCGCCGCCGACGGCTACGAGACGCTGGCGGTCGGACAGGGCGCCGACGAACTGTTCGGCGGCTACGAGAAGGTCGTCCGACTCGATCACCGCGTCGAGGCCGAGACGGTTCGCGGTGCGGTCCGCGAGCAGATTCTCAGCCTGCCCGGACAGCTACCGCGAGACGTGCGTGCGATCGAGGCTGCGGGGCTCGAGCCCGTGACACCGCTGCTCCACGACGCCGTGATCGACGCGGCGCTACAGTTACCGGACGAGCTACTGGCCGACGAGAAGACCCGGAAACGAGGCTTCAGACGCGTGGCGGCGCAGTACCTTCCCGAAGAAGTTTCGAGCCGGGACAAGAAGGCGGTCCAGTACGGCAGTCTCGTCGCCCGCGAACTCGACCGACTCGCTCGCCAGGCCGGCTACAAGCGCCGGATGGACGACCACGTTACGAAGTACGTCGAGTCGCTGCTCGAGGCCGAGTGAGCGTCGAGCGACGAACTGTTCTCGAGCGAGTGCCTACGACGGCAGCGGGCAGAGACTCGCGGTGAAGACCACCGTCTCGTCGGTCTCGTTTTCGGCGCCGTGATCGACGCCGCGCTCGTGCAACGCGACGCCGGGCGCCTCGATCTGTTCTCGTTCTCCGTCCTGGAGGACCGTCACTGTCCCCTCGAGGACGTGGAACACGTTCGTGCTGTCGCCGTGTTCGTGCGGCTCGAGCGTCGCGCCCGGTCCGAGCGCGAACGCCTTGACGAGTACGTCGTCGGTGACGACCAGTTCCGCGGTTTCGACCTCGCCGTCGGCCGGCTCGAGGTCTGCGAGCGCGTCGGCGTATCTGTCGAGCGTCATCGGTTGCCGGTTCGGCTTACGGTCGTATAAATCTCGGACACACGAGGGCGATTCTGTCGAGTTGCTCGGACTTCAGAACGGCAATTCGTTACGTAGGGATGCACAACGAACTTTTTCCGCCTCGGGTTCGCTCGCTGTGCTCGCTCACCCTCGGCGCAAAAACTTCGATGAAAAAGGCCGCTCGCTCGCTTCGCTCGTTCGCGGGTGCTGCGCTCGAGCGGCTACCGCAGCGTTACCTACTCCGCCTTCACGTATCGGTGACTGGAAGCGTAAACGAGAACATCGATCCCTCACCGGACTCAGACTCGACCCAGATGTCGCCGCCGTGGCGCTCGACGATCCGTTCGCAGAGCGCGAGTCCGATGCCGGTCCCGTCGTACTCGCCGTGTGTGTGAAGGCGTTGGAACACATCGAAGATGCGGTCCTGGTCGGCCGGATCGATACCGATGCCCTCGTCGCGAACCGACACGACCCACTCGGAGCCGTCGCGTTCGGCCGAGACGCGGATCTGCG
This DNA window, taken from Natronococcus sp. CG52, encodes the following:
- the purL gene encoding phosphoribosylformylglycinamidine synthase subunit PurL, with the protein product MSLADSDRELVVSELGREPTPAEAALFENLWSEHCAYRSSRPLLSAFDSEGEQVVVGPGDDAAVVALPGSEDGNTYITMGIESHNHPSYVDPFDGAATGVGGIVRDTLSMGAYPIALADSLYFGEFDREHSKYLLEGVVEGISHYGNCIGVPTVAGSVDFHPDYEGNPLVNVACVGLTNEERLVTAEAQEPGNELVLVGNGTGRDGLGGASFASEDLAEDAETEDRPAVQVGDPYAEKLLIEANEVLVDESLIQSARDLGAAGLGGASSELVAKGGLGARIELERVHQREPNMNALEILLAESQERMCYEVEPENVERVREIAERFDLGCSVIGEVTEENYVCTFRDETVVDVDASFLGEGAPMNDLETEEPTEPETDLPDADLEDAFETVVSSPNTASKRWIYRQYDHEVGVRTSVGPGDDAAIIAIREASAERGSADESSGGNRETGRGLAISSGAAPNWTTTAPREGARAIALENATNIAAKGATPLAAVDCLNGGNPEKPDVYGGFTGIVDGLAEMCETLSTPVVGGNVSLYNDSVAGPIPPTPTLAMVGTKDGYDAPPLSVESDGDLLLVGDLGLESDDCRLGGSEYLAQFEGSDRFPTLPNEPAAVVEALAAVANDDSTLAVHDVSHGGLAVALAEMVTADAGLEVSLPGGDSAGALFHEQPGRALIQTEDPATVREAFEDVAPVFDLGSATADGTLEISVGDRTIATDAAAIADRRATIERELE
- a CDS encoding cupin domain-containing protein produces the protein MTLDRYADALADLEPADGEVETAELVVTDDVLVKAFALGPGATLEPHEHGDSTNVFHVLEGTVTVLQDGEREQIEAPGVALHERGVDHGAENETDETVVFTASLCPLPS
- a CDS encoding PAS domain-containing protein, which codes for MTAGSAAYVDRVTDAFFALDTDFRFTYLNEQAAALLEGSPGELIGRAVWDEFPRAVETQFPGGFYRAMDEQVPVTFEVYHGRLESWFEVRAYPSETGLSVYLLDVTERKAQETTAAQHAAVIEAIDDGVVTLDRNRRIVAVNGAMTALLDVDRDELIGEHVEAVTELAGIDDEDAIAIGRGITDVDAGNAEQRRLEVQFTDCEGIDRVGELRIVPVQDETATVATVVRDITDRREYERIVTSLHEVTRWLLDSDDPEEICAIAVHAGSDLLDLPISGVWLLEEERGYLEPIAGTAGAYEEFGGLPRFNPGEGLVWEVFESGEIERFDDLENVDELYNPDTPIQSEIIAPIGTRGVLMTGSFEPYQFDETDVDLLSTLVENTRAALDRADRERVLRRRTKQLEQQTKRLESIADVLSSDLKHHLETIADALEDDVDAAWEFPLAADSVETTLDRTEHLVDDVREFARNASDVGTRTRIELADSIETALESSQLEGETVVFDERATLRADRERFRHLLESAFDNIAARAGDDDVTVRIELCGFGSDDRSRGFRVLDDAAAVATDGRDGAFGPTVDDETAIDGLGLAVVRAIAQAHDWTPAIETDERERTRIEIRNVTTLERREQ
- a CDS encoding response regulator transcription factor — encoded protein: MAADNVSVLIVEDEPELAELYASWLEDRCRVETAHDGTEAVEAIDEAFDVVLLDRRIPGQSGTTVLDAIRDRELELRVAMVTAAEPDPDSVDTEFDDYLLKPVSRNELRNSIDQLLLRRAYDEQLREFFTLASKKAMLVSRKSEAELQSSQEYAELEDRLAVLRVQVDETRAELLERTGYRQLYQEIARIPTCPD
- a CDS encoding asparagine synthase C-terminal domain-containing protein; amino-acid sequence: MTLRGADPDTVREAVESGDPLPGTFGFAGEVDGRLVRDVLGRIPLFVEREPDESPDRQWAFEPAALEDPVRFPSGSVSRSAGADPERVWSLPEPTPESDPDAALDALDRAIRTATDQVRSDDCAVAFSGGVDSALVAEVLDAPLYVVGFPDSHDVEAARTAAAAMDRELTVVELEPADLERAVPEVARAIGRTNAMDVQIALPLYLVGERVAADGYETLAVGQGADELFGGYEKVVRLDHRVEAETVRGAVREQILSLPGQLPRDVRAIEAAGLEPVTPLLHDAVIDAALQLPDELLADEKTRKRGFRRVAAQYLPEEVSSRDKKAVQYGSLVARELDRLARQAGYKRRMDDHVTKYVESLLEAE
- a CDS encoding PHP domain-containing protein; translation: MLSVELHVHSSLSYDGRDSVDLILEQAEAVGLDAIAVTDHDEISASLEAAERAPDYGLVGIPAIEISSKAGHILGLGVEEAIAPGLTYERTLEEIRSQGGLAVIPHPFQESRHGVMARISREELAEADAIEVYNSRLFTGRANRQAKRFATSRDLPMTAGSDAHISEMVGQAVTRVDADEGSADAILEAVREGKTSVEGKRTPWHISFRQFSGGVTRRIRNTVLGLLR